The window TGCAGACTGCTCCAACAAATGAGGTGGGAACATCTGATGTAATCACACTACAGTGAGGGTGTCGGGGCCCCCCACCAGCAATAATACACCAGTGATTCTGAGGACTTCATCACTTTCTGAAACCATGACTGCAGACCTGTGGGGCCTGAAACCTGCTCCCCTCCCCATGATCCAGCGAATGACACGTCCTTAGATGACCTCTCCTGTTGCTGCGGGAGGGAAAACGTCACGGCTTGAAAGACAGAACTAGAACCAACGTCAGAAAGATCAGAGTCTTTCTTCCATCTGCGGCACGAGAAACCGGAGCGACGTTTAGGCCAAAGGTCATTCTTCTGTATGAGAACAAATGCAGCAGAAAAGAGCGGGAAACACGCGGCTACAACATTAACTCGTCAGGAGAAAGTCGCCGCGAGAAAACCAGGAGGAGGTGCCAATGGGAGCGGTGTCTGCACTGCACACACGCTGCTTGACTCGTTTGTCGCCGCTTTTGGTGCTGGAGTCTGTCTCTCACAATCAGCGTCgacccgcacacacacacggtctCATGTGGTTAATGCTCGGACAGCATCAGTTAACGTGTTGGCGTGTTCAACGTTCCCGTGTTGTTCAGAGGAACATGAAGCTGCCCCCCAGCAGCAATAATACACCAGTGATGGGGAGGGGAGCAGGTTCCCCTCCCCATGATCCAGGGACGTGGAGTCCcgggaggcaggtgaggcacagtcTCACCTGCAAAATATAGCTTCAAAAATACCTACATAAAACGAAcagttgttttaaattaaaacataaaaatcaaatattccTTTTTTAGACATGTCTACTCTATGATGACGTTTTTCTACGTTTCTTTGGTAAAAACGTTTACAATAGAAAGCAGTAGGTGAGGCACCAGCCGCCCGTGCGGTCAGACTGCGCCGCACTGCGCTTTACTGTTTGCTCTTTCCATCATCATGAAAGAAGCTTCATTTTTAATCACTCCATTTTCTTATTTCTGGCAGACTGATTCCATTGGTGCCAGTTTGTGACTTCTTAGCCACTAAATATGTGCATTAGAAATACAGTTGTTGGGGCCTGCAGTACGCCTGCCTGAAGACTGATCCCAGAGACCGCGGCTAAAGAATGATGGAACTAGTGATAGAAAGCAGTCAGGTTCTTCTTTATCATTGTTTAGCATCTTATGGAGGATTTTGTGTCTAAAGTCAGGAATTTGTGGAGACGCGTCTGGCagtggtttccatggaaacagagagattgaagaaagaaaaggaagactTCTACTAACAGGTGTTTCTTCTTTTACCTGCTGCCAATCAAACGGTAGAGACGTCTCTCTGTGGGGTTCATTTGTTTATAATTCGGCGCCTCAGCTGCCGTGAAGATAGATGGCAGCTTCCTGCTGAGTGCGTGTTGGTTCAACCAGCAAATGTTTAGCATGGCGAAATCTGCTATAGCTGTTGATGGGACTCCAGCGGTCATTGAACAGCaaaatcttctaaatgtgctttattactgttatgattatgccgctaacacaaagctccactgctcctagcatgtgtctgtgtctgttagcagcccgacacacggagaaagcactgacgtcatcgccccgcctcccctctggaaatgcttattCGAATTGAATAATGTGACACTTttcccagggtggatgttaaaatcaaaatgcaatcccctctttgcattttgaaggattgatttttcattttaattttgagtcatttgatgcagttacattttgaaaatgaaaaaagcattactggttttgacttttattcttaattatgctacagaatcgcttccataggaAGCAGCAGCTTCATTCCCAGAACATTTGACTGACTTATCGGCAACTAAACGTCACAGAAAAACGGGTCATGAATGAGTGATGCCAGCGATGACCTGCGGTCAGCACGCAGATACTCGCAAGGACTCTGCTATGACAACAGCTGCAGCATTTATGTTAAGCAGCTCAGAGGCAGCAGGTtgaacttgtgtgtgtgtgtgtgtgtttgtgtgtgtgtgtgctcatgcACCCAGAGCCGGTTTCCTGCTAAGCAGCGTGTTAGTCGGGTGCCAGCAGCCCACACGTCAGACTGTCAGTGAGTGTTAGCGGTCAGTTCTGGAACAGAAGGAGGCAGTCAGGACTCCTACCTTTTGGTAAACCTGAATGACATGTTTCTACAACAGAATCAGACAAAGAAACAGTGAAAAatggagaaggggggggggggtgttatgaGGGAGGAATTCATGAATCAACATAAAACGAGGTGATTGGACCGTCAGGTATGAAAGctatgattgattttttttgttatttttatggaTTGTTGAAGGATTTCGGCCCACATTTCAGGTCAGGGGTTGTGTGGACGTCGCTGGCCTGGCTGCCGCtgcccaccccccacccacctaAAAAGGCGTCCTGCTTGACAAACTTCAGACAGGACAACTACAATTTGGCATTTTCAGAAATATGCATGACTATTTGTGGTAAAATCTGCACTCAGTGTCTTCAGCTGCAAACGATGCAGCTGttcttcatttttacatttcccaCAACAAACTAAAATCAAAGTTTGGGCCTTGTGTTCCCAGCATGAGGCTGAGAAGTCCCGCTTCTCCTTCAGGCTGGCCTGACCTCCCCCGACCCGCCTCCTCCGTGAAGGTGGAAGCCGCTCCGGCTCGTTAGGCTTCCGGTCGACGCCAGTGCCGCTCCTCAGGAGCAGCAACCAGGCAGCGACAGGATCCACAGCAGGACAGTGCAGAGAGCCCCCCACCATGTGAACCCGGCCCAAAGAAGGCTCTCCCGCCCAAACCACcagatcaaaagaaaaaaaaagcacggaTCCCTCTGGATCCAAAATCAAGCCACACCCACATTTCCCCTGTCAGAGGCGGGGCCTCACTTACCTGCGTGTGAGTTTAGACGTGAGTTTGGAGAAGAGGTTGCTGGTTCCACGGCTGCGGGTTTGGGACAGGGGCGTGGCGTCGTGTGACAGCGTGGGCGAGGCCGGGGGCCCGTTGTACGTGGCGGTGCGGCGGTCTCTCAGCTGGCCGCCGTGGAAGGTGCTGCGGCTGGCCGTGCCTCGGGGGAAGCGGAGGCGGTCGGGTGTGGTGCTGTTGGCGATGCTGTGGGTGGACGCCACAGGGTTCCTCTGCCCGCCAGGAGACACGGCGACACTGAGGACGTGAGCGCAGAGGAAGGACATCTCAGTCCAACGTTTGACAACAGAACCCACTCTGACACAAACGCAGAAACACACAACAGCAGAGGGAAACGGCTGGCATGGCGTCTCACCAAAAGCGTGATGATGTCAGGAGAACATCTACGGTAAGGAAAGGTAGAAACCACACAACGGGAATGCTGGCAGATGAAGCCAGAGGATCAACACTCCCTGGGAGAACGTCAGGAACCACTAAACCAGCAGTTTGAAACAAAAGCGTGGAGGATCTCAAACCTTTTCCTGAGATTCAGGATCGTTTGGGGAAAAATCTGAGGGCTGGAAGTAAAGAGGTCTTTATGGTCTAACAGAAATATTGCTCGGATTTTACTCCCTAATCATCCAGCTTGAGATTAAAGTTCTGTGTCTGCGCAGACGCTAAACAGACGGCGGACAGCAGGGCGGACCGGTGAGCAGCGGCTCGCCGGCGGGTTCCTGATGGAGAAGATCAGGAAGGATGGAGGGGAGAGCAGGAGCCGAACCCGGAGGTCCTGCTGGTTTGTGACGGGcagaagaaagacagaaaaactgcTGGGTTCAGCGTGCGGATCCACGTTTTTCTGTTCTGATTCTTCTGCTGCGCCTGAAATCAGAGCTCAGCTTGACCCTTATGCAGGCAGACACAGATGCTACACCCAGATACTTCAGCCCTTCACTGCAGCTTTGTCCTCTAATCACCCAACAGATGTCTTGGTTAAAATCGGCGCTGAGACAGTCTCCTATTTGGGCCTCAGCCAGGATATGGAGTCTGTTTCCAGGATGCAGACAGGATGGTTACTATTCTTCTTCTCTGCCGTTATCAGTCAATACTTCTAAACCTCTCCAGAGGACTCGGATTCGGTTTTTTACGGTTCCCCCTTGGGTCCTCAGTGACTGACGGGTGAAGGATCAACAAATCCCTGTTCATGTGGACCCAAACCCTCAGAGGCTCTAGACCAgttgtcatggtgcctgtccgactcctccccctccagctctgcctacTCTGcttcctgattgccaccagctgacgCCAGTCACCTCATCGGCCAtactgcttaaaaggagaccttactcatcagttcaacgccagttcgttacccctaaTGGTGACTATTTCTGGTCTTAAGTTTATGCTCTGCAAACTCTTGTCTTGTTCCAAGCCTCAAACTAATTATTGCCTTTTGTCTCATGATTACCAGCACctcacgagtgacgtcagcgCTCTCTTCCTTCCTGCTGCTCAGAGACATCCTGAGGATCCCACGGCTCTCCTTAACCGCActaagccctccagccacgccaccagcCGTTGTCAAGTCCGGACCTCACCCAGCTACTACTCCTACCATcttcctagcaggaataataaACCTTTTCTCGCCAAATCCCtcacctgtcttccttctgggttacagcatctgggtcctcaCGCTAGAGCGCCATgacaccagtgtttttcaactttttctgaGCCAAGGTACACTTTCTCCTTATCAGAAATcccacaccagcatccaaaaatcaaaagaggagaaactcagtctgtattgatggacagtccctccatgatctcacatgcatttttatgataattgtgacagaaaaagctggaagttgcagctgctttttctaaaagttgtaataaaagttaagttagttttacATAACGGAGGAGGCAGCGAACACGGCAGCCGCaaaggcggaggaggggctagTGACAGGCCATGTGGGTCATGCCACAGCAGAGGAGAGAGAACAGAACACCAcaccagaagaagaaaagagaaaagaggagcGACAGAGCCTCAAACTCTGACCTGTTCTCCTTCCCGTTGGGAATGACGGAGAGGCGGTCCGCGTTGTTCCTGTCGCTGCACACATACGTGTTCCTGCGGGTCATGCCTGCTGACGCCGAGTTAGTCTGTGGAGAGACGAAACGTTTGACGGTCTTCTTGAAGCTGAAAAATATCTTTATGCAAAGCATCGCCAGTACAtcccaacaaaacaccactACACATGCACGTCTCTGAGAGTGTGTTCCCACAGATTTAAGTGATGCATTTGCTGCAAACAGAAGATTTTATTTCCTTAAGTCTGTTCAGAGCACTGAGGAAAGACTGCATGGACGTCTCCATGACTCAGACATGGAGCTGTTGTTCCTGCTAACTCGGACCTCTTCCTGTTTCTGGCAGGGCggaaaatattttcacatttgtcCTATGGATTCTTTTTCTTGAAGGGCCTATCCCATGCCTAACTATTTAAGTGTATCATAATGTCCATTCCCCACTATAaacaaagtggtattttgatccattcattcatctctgagtattcctctaaaaacctgctctctgagcaccagcccctcccaatctaccagtgggttctcacattgtgacatcacaaagtgaggaaccgccccttccagggaaagtctgtgctgccagctccgcccccaggctatcagacacgcccacttactccgtggagctagcggtgatcggctaaacgctttcacTGATAtgaaagttcagattttttcttttgtgggagaaactcagctgctgaggtcggctctaggatgatgtcatgaaatgggcggagcccacaaggagagaaaggcggagcctcagagatcgagtctaCTTACTTCTGGGtaagaaaatgagctgcaaaaataactcatatttcataaaaaatggttGAGTGTGCCAAAGGTCTTATATGATCTGAAAGGCTAAAAAACAGCTgaatataggccctttaaagagATAATAAATTACCCACAATGCACCTCAGCCCACTAAGACGGAGCAGTGTGAAGTCATGACCTGCATGCAGCCACAGTGTGGAGGTATTTGACAGGCTCCGCCCTCAGACTGATGACATCCCAGGATGAACCCGAGAAGGGGGGGGCGGTCTCAGACAGCCTGAGCTCGGAGTACTCACAGCGGGGCCGGTGGTGCCCCCTTTCCTGCGGTCAGGGATGTCTGCCTTGTTGGGGTTGTTGGCGTTGCCCAGCAAAGGGCTGGAGGGGGGAGCGCCGCGTCCGCCTGGGGTGCTGGGTTTCTGGACGCCGGCCTCCTCCTTGGCGTTGCTTTCCCCTGTGGTGGTCTGACTCCTCTTTGGATGGGTCATCCCCGGAGGGACGTTCTGCCCGACTGCAGGCCGGAAGGAGCAGACAGAATCAGAGACAGATCTTTCCCCACATCCCTCTGATCGATGGATGAACAACACAGTCCTCTCCTTTAGATGATGGCGGCGGGCCGGCTCACCTTGCTCGCTGTATCGTCTCTGTTTGTGGTTGGAGGAAACACTTCTCTGGACTTTGAGGTGGGATGGCGACTGGCCGTTGAGCTCGCTGCTAGGTCTGGGTTTGGCCAAAGACGCATTACTGCTGGAGGCTGACTCGCTGGGCTCCAGCTGGAGGGCCAAACGCAAACCCGGCAGAAAAACCAGATCAGACCTGCAGCACTCTACATACAGTCTGAAATGTCTTTAGAATGGCAGCGGCAGGAAATGCACAACATTAAAATTACGGTGGCGTCTGGCctgtaaaatgcatttctgagctgATTCCACCACCGGCTGCCTGGTGCTCCTACCTCAGAGGCCTTCCTGCCCAGCAGCAGGTAGGTGGCTGTGAACTGGTCGTACTTCATCTTGGTCAGAGATTCCTGGATGTCCTCCAGCTTGTAGCCCATCCCCACCATCACATCTGCAACGACACCCGAGCAGGAAAGTTTCAGAATAAGAGCCCCCTTCAAGCACAGCAAACACAAACCGGGACTTTTCCAACAAACAGGAAtgaatcaaacatttgaaactcAACATGTATGGATCCTTGATGCAGCTTGACTCCCGATTCCCTATGGTTGTCGGTGAAAGCTGAAGGGACCATTTGAGATTTTCCCGCCACAGACGGTTTGACTTTTCTGTGAAACGGGACTCATGAAAGATCGCTTTCAGGAAACAGATCACCGAGCGCCGGCAAGGGGACAGAGTCTGTTTACCGTCAACACAGACGTCTCAGACCTAAAACCCAGGAGATCTTAGCTTTCAGGATCTTCTTCTGGACTCCTCCATCAAAATAGGATCATgagaaaccaaacaagcagTTCTCATTTCCTTGGCTGTAAAAAGCTTTCCTGGTGTTTAGATAAAACAAAACGAGAACATCCTTTTCCTTCTTCCGTTCATCCGTTTCTGCGTCTCTGGAGGAGAAAGACTTTTTTACACCAACGCCTAAAATGTTTCAGAGGAGGCATGTGGAGGCGTGTGGTGGCGTGTGGAGGCGTGTAGAGGCGTGTGGAGGCGTGTGGAGGCGTGTAGAGGCGTGTAGAGGCGTGTGGTGGCGTGTGGTGGCGTGTGGTGGCGTGTGGTGGCGTGTGGTGGCGTGTGGAGGCGTGTGGAGGCGTGTGGAGGCGTGTGGAGGCGTGTGGAGGCGTGTGGAGGCGTGTGGAGGCGTGTGGAGGCGTGTGGTAGCGTGTGGAGGCGTGTGGAGGCGTGTGGAGGCGTGTGGAGGCGTGTAGAGGCGTGTAGAGGCGTGTGGTGGCGTGTGGAGGCGTGTGGAGGCGTGTGGAGGCGTGTGGAGGCGTGTGGAGGCGTGTGGAGGCGTGTGGTAGCGTGTGGAGGCGTGTGGAGGCGTGTGGAGGCGTGTGGAGGCGTATTTTCTTGAccaaaaaaacacgttttctgCGTGTTTACTGAATTAAAGGTTGAGAAGAACTAAACGATACTTTGCTCTGTAGCCGCTATGCTGTTCTAATTTTTGTCTAAGACCGTCCATCAAACTGATCTGACTTGCGATTGGTTagttctgcagaaacacacGCTGGATGAAGCGCAGCAGCGAATGCAGTCTgacatttctgaatgtttatGCCTGACAAATGCACAATGCCACCTAGAGCTTCATGTGTGGAACTACACTTCAGTGGAGAGTTTCTCCCTGTGGGAACAAAAAAAGCACGTTTAATCCAGACTCCAAGACTTCCAAACAGCAGGAACGCCAGCAacataacacacacactgctgtgGTGGACCAGTGTGCGTGACAGGGACCTGTCCGCCTTAGCCCAACAGAGTGCGGGACGGGCTCCGgcgaccccatgaccccaaaagggatagaagatggatggatgacattGTTTGCATCACACGCTCTCCCCCTCTCCTCCCTAAAAAATTTCCTCTCCTGGTTGACCTGGCGCTCGCTCTGACACGTGTGCGTGTTCAGAAAAACCACAGCTGCGGTTACGCAACGCCCCCTCCCTGACGGGAAGGCCTCCTCTGttgttctgctgctgtgctcgtgttcatttattcatcctCGTGGTTCAGCTCTGCTTCTGGAGCTCCTCAGTCTGACATAAAGACGTTCTAAAACAGTCACAGCTGTTCGTCCCTCAGGGCAAAAGCTGCAGAGTTGCACATCGTGGACGGCAGAAGGCCTGTTCGTTTCAGCCGTGCAGCTTTCTGAATCTTTCCCACCTATTCTCTTCTGGTCTGTGATGTCCAGCTCCGGCTCCGTGTACGGCTTCAGCTCGTCCTCCTCAAACCCGGCGTTGATCCATCGATCCTTCATGATTTGCTGCAAGCCAAAGGAAACCATCAGCACCTCAGACCCAGAATTCATGACCCCCCCCTCCTCAGATTACAGATCACTGCAGTTTTTCAGGTCAATGACTCTACTTTCACTCCATTTCCATGCATGTGGATTCAAACACGAAGAGGGAACTTTCCTGTTTTTGACAGTCAGCTGCTTCACTGACCGGTCAGCTGTGGCGCTTCAATAATGGCCGACCTGACCCGCCTCCCCATTATTGACCCACCGGGCCGtcagtgaagcagcagctgcaggtcagCCAGGGGTCTAAACCAGAACCGAACCCCctacaaactttaaaagttttggtAACCTCGGCTTTGATCGGCCCTGAAATGATTTCCTGATCTGAGGTCAGGGTCGGCCATCGCCGCCCACAGCCCCTCCCTCATGAAGCTGCGGCCATCGagtactttaaaatgaaaacgcaTCGCACTCATCACTTCACTTTGGCTTTCTTCttctacaggtttttttttacgtctttgaatgaaagaataaaaataatgaattgtGTTGTGTTAAAAGTGAAGACTGTGCATGAGCAGGGGAGGatgagaggatgaggaggatgaagggCCCTCTTGTATGACGTAGATGAGATGGCGAGGGGGTTGGGGGGTTAAGAATTAAAGAAGAATATTTACGTTCTCGGCGTCCTCCCTCACCTCGAGAGTACCCCGCTTGGCCGGGTTGAGGACCAGGAAGCGTTTGAGGAGGTTCTCGCAGTCGGTGGACATGTAGAAGGGAATGCGGTACTTCCCTCTGAGGACGCGCTCCCGCAGCTCCTGCAGGGCAGCAGAGCGGCAGGGTGAGGGTGGAAGCACGCTCGCCATCTCAAACCAAAGGTTTACGTGAAATGTATGCaggttgtaacccttgtgctctcctaggcactttaacattgggagttgggtcatctagactcactagacagtgctctgaaccttttttcttcaatatttgtgatcttcactggtgtccatggattacatgaaatctttccacctttatccacctttgtcatggtagggagaacacgtcaatgtaagggtggggtcatctaagatagcacaagggttaatcaaatgtgacagcaactACACAACAGCTGAGTGTGAGACTTGTGAAGGGTCCAAACGGGGGGGGCTCCAGTCCAAGAGAGGGCCAGCAGCTCCCCCGCTTTTACCCCTCCAGCTAGGCTTCCAGATAACAGTTCAGACAAATATCCTGTtaggaaaataaaacttccaATAAAGAATATTCGGCCTGCACAGGACGCCTCGCGGGCGCCGTCCTACCTTCAGGTTCTGTCCATCGAAGGGCAGCGAGCCGCTGACCAGCGTGTACAGGATGACCCCCAGACTCCACACGTCCACCTCCGGCCCGTCGTATTTCTTGCCCTGGAACAGCTCCGGCGCCGCGTACGGCGGCGAGCCGCAGAACGTGTCCAGCTTGTTGCCCAGGGTGAACTCGTTGCTGAAGCCAAAATCTGCGATCTTTATGTTCATGTCTGCGTCGAGGAGGAGGTTCTCGGCCTGCAGAGGGACACGGGATACTTCAGGAGCTGGAAATCTTTCCGGGAAGAAACAAACACCAGCTCTGAAGAAAGTGACTTCTGTCCCCTTTCTGCTCGTCACGCTAAAAACACGACCCTGCTCAGAGCAGCTCGGTGACTCCGTCAGCATCTGCTGAAGCAGACGTGACCAAAGCATCCCAGCGCTTCCTCCTGCACAGAGACCCCTCAGCTCAAAGACCCCCTCAGCAAAAGCTCAGAGCCAATTTTAAAGGCTGATTTATAAACAACAGACACCGTTAGGAGCCGCCGGGAGCAGACAGATCCGACCTGCAAATCTAACTTTTCTGGCCTGTTTCTCCGATTCTTCAGCTGCTCGTCGACTCGCTGCTGCTTTAGCTGGAAAATAAACCCGTGAGGTCTGTAGAGTTGAAAGTCTCCAGAGCAGAAGAGggtggagctgcaggaggacTGTTTGGTTTATCCACCTGACGGGCAGACACACCCCATGGTTACCGTCTCTCCGTGAGAGCAGCGCCCCCATCAAACGTGGACGAAGCTCCTCAGATGCTGAGGCTGCCGTCAGCAGAGAGAGGAACCCAGAAACGGAGCAAAGGTGGATCGTTTGTTCTGGGAATCATGAAGGGACCCGGTTGAGGGTTAAGGAGACCGAGGAGGAGCGCTACAGATGCTCTgggatgggggcggggcttccgTCACTTGTGACGTCAGTTGGCCCTGACCTTTCCTTCTGACTGACGCATCCGTTCCCCTCACAGACGGAGGCGTTTTTGAAGGTGGCGTGCGGCTTCTCTGAACTCACCTTGAGGTCACGGTGAACGATGTGCTTCTGGTGGCAGTACTGCACCGCTGACACGATCTGGAAAGAAGCAGACTGTAGCTCAGTTTCTCAGGGTTAGAAGATGTGAGAGGATGTGGTAAAGGATCAGATGTGGTCGACTCGGGCAGGAAGACGCAGCGGAGGTGGAGCCAGACACACCGATGGGGGGTGTGAAGACGAAGGCTGCTCTGTGCAGCAGCAGGTTCCTGTTTCCTTTAGGAGGACATTGTCAGAAAATGTCCCAGAGGCTTGAGCCTCAGCAAAGGCAGCGTGTTTCTGCAAGCCTCACAGGTTACTGAAGGCCGAGCAGTAACCGAATGGAACAGTAATCTGCAGAGGTCTGCTGATGGGATGGCGGCTTGACGGACAGACGTTTGTCTCTCCAGAAAACCTGTTGTTGCCACAGATGTGTTAATCTGAGAGCCTGAGGCTCTCGAAAGGCTCTCGTCCTCCAAAATGCTGCAGCAGGACTTTGCAGTCAACCGTTTTTGCTCACGACGCCGCCGCCAACCAAGGGCGGTTGGGGACATGGGGGCCTGTTTGGACATTTGTCATCACGTTTTGACGGCAGAGATGCTGCTGTCCAGTCAGACGTGCCAGAGACAGCGGCCCGCCGGAGAAAGGAGCAGAGGTGTGAAACCGGAACActgcaggaggggggggggggggttggtacCTGTCTAAATTTAGCTCTGGCCTC is drawn from Oryzias latipes chromosome 22, ASM223467v1 and contains these coding sequences:
- the mark3 gene encoding MAP/microtubule affinity-regulating kinase 3 isoform X10 yields the protein MSTKTPLPTVNEKVTESHTSHSNGRSDLGTRSSRTGVRTRSSDESQPPHVGNYRLLKTIGKGNFAKVKLARHILTGREVAIKIIDKTQLNPNSLQKLFREVRIMKILNHPNIVKLFEVIETDRTLYLVMEYASGGEVFDYLVAHGRMKEKEARAKFRQIVSAVQYCHQKHIVHRDLKAENLLLDADMNIKIADFGFSNEFTLGNKLDTFCGSPPYAAPELFQGKKYDGPEVDVWSLGVILYTLVSGSLPFDGQNLKELRERVLRGKYRIPFYMSTDCENLLKRFLVLNPAKRGTLEVREDAENQIMKDRWINAGFEEDELKPYTEPELDITDQKRIDVMVGMGYKLEDIQESLTKMKYDQFTATYLLLGRKASELEPSESASSSNASLAKPRPSSELNGQSPSHLKVQRSVSSNHKQRRYSEQVGQNVPPGMTHPKRSQTTTGESNAKEEAGVQKPSTPGGRGAPPSSPLLGNANNPNKADIPDRRKGGTTGPATNSASAGMTRRNTYVCSDRNNADRLSVIPNGKENSVAVSPGGQRNPVASTHSIANSTTPDRLRFPRGTASRSTFHGGQLRDRRTATYNGPPASPTLSHDATPLSQTRSRGTSNLFSKLTSKLTRRNMSFRFTKRVSIDPAKRQTAKTGSVNPSTQGGKTLIAMYLGIKKGKVKTGSPAPSGSPGV
- the mark3 gene encoding MAP/microtubule affinity-regulating kinase 3 isoform X2, whose product is MSTKTPLPTVNEKHTSHSNGRSDLGTRSSRTGVRTRSSDESQPPHVGNYRLLKTIGKGNFAKVKLARHILTGREVAIKIIDKTQLNPNSLQKLFREVRIMKILNHPNIVKLFEVIETDRTLYLVMEYASGGEVFDYLVAHGRMKEKEARAKFRQIVSAVQYCHQKHIVHRDLKAENLLLDADMNIKIADFGFSNEFTLGNKLDTFCGSPPYAAPELFQGKKYDGPEVDVWSLGVILYTLVSGSLPFDGQNLKELRERVLRGKYRIPFYMSTDCENLLKRFLVLNPAKRGTLEVREDAENQIMKDRWINAGFEEDELKPYTEPELDITDQKRIDVMVGMGYKLEDIQESLTKMKYDQFTATYLLLGRKASELEPSESASSSNASLAKPRPSSELNGQSPSHLKVQRSVSSNHKQRRYSEQVGQNVPPGMTHPKRSQTTTGESNAKEEAGVQKPSTPGGRGAPPSSPLLGNANNPNKADIPDRRKGGTTGPATNSASAGMTRRNTYVCSDRNNADRLSVIPNGKENSVAVSPGGQRNPVASTHSIANSTTPDRLRFPRGTASRSTFHGGQLRDRRTATYNGPPASPTLSHDATPLSQTRSRGTSNLFSKLTSKLTRRNMSFRFTKRVSTEFERNGRLEGSSRHVPGDQKGEGKDGKPRSLRFTWSMRTTTSMEPCDIMEEIFKVLDANDCNYKQQESFLLLCFHGDGRAENMVQWEMEVCKLPRLSLNGVRFKRISGSSIAFKNIASKVANELKL
- the mark3 gene encoding MAP/microtubule affinity-regulating kinase 3 isoform X3, whose translation is MTGSQATRRHRSLHTSHSNGRSDLGTRSSRTGVRTRSSDESQPPHVGNYRLLKTIGKGNFAKVKLARHILTGREVAIKIIDKTQLNPNSLQKLFREVRIMKILNHPNIVKLFEVIETDRTLYLVMEYASGGEVFDYLVAHGRMKEKEARAKFRQIVSAVQYCHQKHIVHRDLKAENLLLDADMNIKIADFGFSNEFTLGNKLDTFCGSPPYAAPELFQGKKYDGPEVDVWSLGVILYTLVSGSLPFDGQNLKELRERVLRGKYRIPFYMSTDCENLLKRFLVLNPAKRGTLEVREDAENQIMKDRWINAGFEEDELKPYTEPELDITDQKRIDVMVGMGYKLEDIQESLTKMKYDQFTATYLLLGRKASELEPSESASSSNASLAKPRPSSELNGQSPSHLKVQRSVSSNHKQRRYSEQVGQNVPPGMTHPKRSQTTTGESNAKEEAGVQKPSTPGGRGAPPSSPLLGNANNPNKADIPDRRKGGTTGPATNSASAGMTRRNTYVCSDRNNADRLSVIPNGKENSVAVSPGGQRNPVASTHSIANSTTPDRLRFPRGTASRSTFHGGQLRDRRTATYNGPPASPTLSHDATPLSQTRSRGTSNLFSKLTSKLTRRNMSFRFTKRVSTEFERNGRLEGSSRHVPGDQKGEGKDGKPRSLRFTWSMRTTTSMEPCDIMEEIFKVLDANDCNYKQQESFLLLCFHGDGRAENMVQWEMEVCKLPRLSLNGVRFKRISGSSIAFKNIASKVANELKL
- the mark3 gene encoding MAP/microtubule affinity-regulating kinase 3 isoform X4, whose protein sequence is MSTKTPLPTVNEKVTESHTSHSNGRSDLGTRSSRTGVRTRSSDESQPPHVGNYRLLKTIGKGNFAKVKLARHILTGREVAIKIIDKTQLNPNSLQKLFREVRIMKILNHPNIVKLFEVIETDRTLYLVMEYASGGEVFDYLVAHGRMKEKEARAKFRQIVSAVQYCHQKHIVHRDLKAENLLLDADMNIKIADFGFSNEFTLGNKLDTFCGSPPYAAPELFQGKKYDGPEVDVWSLGVILYTLVSGSLPFDGQNLKELRERVLRGKYRIPFYMSTDCENLLKRFLVLNPAKRGTLEQIMKDRWINAGFEEDELKPYTEPELDITDQKRIDVMVGMGYKLEDIQESLTKMKYDQFTATYLLLGRKASELEPSESASSSNASLAKPRPSSELNGQSPSHLKVQRSVSSNHKQRRYSEQVGQNVPPGMTHPKRSQTTTGESNAKEEAGVQKPSTPGGRGAPPSSPLLGNANNPNKADIPDRRKGGTTGPATNSASAGMTRRNTYVCSDRNNADRLSVIPNGKENSVAVSPGGQRNPVASTHSIANSTTPDRLRFPRGTASRSTFHGGQLRDRRTATYNGPPASPTLSHDATPLSQTRSRGTSNLFSKLTSKLTRRNMSFRFTKRVSTEFERNGRLEGSSRHVPGDQKGEGKDGKPRSLRFTWSMRTTTSMEPCDIMEEIFKVLDANDCNYKQQESFLLLCFHGDGRAENMVQWEMEVCKLPRLSLNGVRFKRISGSSIAFKNIASKVANELKL
- the mark3 gene encoding MAP/microtubule affinity-regulating kinase 3 isoform X9 is translated as MSTKTPLPTVNEKVTESHTSHSNGRSDLGTRSSRTGVRTRSSDESQPPHVGNYRLLKTIGKGNFAKVKLARHILTGREVAIKIIDKTQLNPNSLQKLFREVRIMKILNHPNIVKLFEVIETDRTLYLVMEYASGGEVFDYLVAHGRMKEKEARAKFRQIVSAVQYCHQKHIVHRDLKAENLLLDADMNIKIADFGFSNEFTLGNKLDTFCGSPPYAAPELFQGKKYDGPEVDVWSLGVILYTLVSGSLPFDGQNLKELRERVLRGKYRIPFYMSTDCENLLKRFLVLNPAKRGTLEVREDAENQIMKDRWINAGFEEDELKPYTEPELDITDQKRIDVMVGMGYKLEDIQESLTKMKYDQFTATYLLLGRKASELEPSESASSSNASLAKPRPSSELNGQSPSHLKVQRSVSSNHKQRRYSEQVGQNVPPGMTHPKRSQTTTGESNAKEEAGVQKPSTPGGRGAPPSSPLLGNANNPNKADIPDRRKGGTTGPATNSASAGMTRRNTYVCSDRNNADRLSVIPNGKENSVAVSPGGQRNPVASTHSIANSTTPDRLRFPRGTASRSTFHGGQLRDRRTATYNGPPASPTLSHDATPLSQTRSRGTSNLFSKLTSKLTRRVSIDPAKRQTAKTGSVNPSTQGGKTLKSPQSLRETGDLRAQVAMYLGIKKGKVKTGSPAPSGSPGV